In Rhodopirellula sp. P2, the DNA window ATCGCGTTCGTCGAAGCCGACTCGAATTTTGAGGTGCGACTGGAGTCCGACCTGCCCACCGTCATCGGCAACTCATCCCCGATGATGCGTGTGATGGTGAATTTGATTGACAATGCCATCAAACACCATCCGGGGCCTTCCGGAAAAATCATCATTCGCGGCGGGATGGTGGAGGACGGAACCGCGGAGGTGATCGTCGAGGACGATGGCAACGGCATTCCCCCCGAACACCGCGAACGTGTCTTCCGAATGTTCGAAACGCTGGGCAGAAATCGCCAGAGCGGGAAAGGCGGAATGGGATTGGCCATGGTCCGCAAACTCGTGCTTTCTTGTGGAGGCACGATCCGTTTCGACGCCTCGCCACTGGGCGGCGCCGCTGCGATCACGCGGTGGCCCACCGATGCGTCGCGGCCTGCCAACAAAAAATCGCCCGAACTGACCCACCGCTTGCTGGAAGCCATCACCGGATCCAGCGACCTCACGGATGCCGATCCCGACGCGGCTGCCGAATAGCTGAACGGGGCCATCTTGGGACCTCAGCCTTCTGAGTGACCGATTTGAGCGTGCTAGTCTGCGGAGGCCGAATGAAGGAGGCTTTGCGACGCACATCCCGCAACACTCGCCTGAACGTGTCGGCTCACCTGCCGGAGCAGCGTCGCAGCGGCTTGATCCGGCCTACCTGAGAAATCGATCACTTCTAAAATCGACGTCCTGCGGTGATTCCGAAACGGGCAATCTTGGCTATGGGCGGAAGGAAATGCTACGCATCTATGAAAACACCCAGACACGAGGTCTGGGTGCGATGATTTCAGTCGTTGCTGGTGTGGATCAGCCCAGGAAGGGACTGTTCGTTGTCAGCATCACGGTCGGACGAGCCGTGTTGGTTTTGTAGTAGTCGGGTCCCCAGCGATTCAGTTCCACGAACATCGCGATGACCGCGATCAACATGAACAACATCGCCAGCAACAACATCACCGTGTAAACACTCGGTGGTTGCTTGCCCGTCGGAGCATCATTCGATGGAAGTGTCGACACGATCGCCCTCCTCCACTACGCCTTCACTGTAGTCCCGCATGATTTCAGCAACCGCACGATCCGGTTCTGTCTCACGCACTTTCAAACGCGTCACATAGCGGCCACCACGGGTGACTTCTAAGTAGTGACCGTTGCGAAGCCCGTCGTCGTAGCCGATCGAAACTTCGACCAACTTGCGAGGTCGGTTGACGACCAACACGGTTCCGTTGCGTTCCGGCGGAGCACCGTCGAGCGGGTCGTTCATGTTCAACCCGGCGGCGTCGACGACTTCTTTGTATCGCGTCACCTGAGTCAACATTTGATCGTAGCGGTCTTGTTGCAACTGAACCGTGCCGCGAAGGCTGTTCATCTGGTCGGTCAATTCCAACGTGCGTGCGAACAAGGTGTCACGATCTTGCTGCTCGGTGCGAATTTGCTCACGCAATCGAGTGTTGTCCGCGGTGATCTTTTCCAACTCTTCCGCGCGAGCCCGGTCGATCTGGGCCAGCTCGGTGCTTTTAGCTTGCAGCTGCTGCACGGTCGATTCGCTCTCACGCAACTGCGATTCCAACTGGTCCAGCTGGGTTTGCAGAGCGGCCAAGGCGGTTCGACGAGCGGCTTGTTCGCGATCCAAGGACGATTGGGTACGTGCTCTTGAATCACGAAGCTGTTCGTTCGTGCGTGCGACGGTTTCGATCTGGGCCTTCAAACCCTGAGGTCCGAGCACGACATCACGCCAATTGCGATGAGACGCGTTGACGGCGAGCGCCAAAACCATAAAAACCCCGCTCAAGAGCAGGATTATGACCGAAAAGGATTTCCCGAGTAGGGTCATGGGTGGTCGGTTCCGGATGGAGAAAAGAGGTCGGGAATTTCATTTCAAAGTATAGTTACGGCCAAAAATGAGTGTCAACAAAATTGCTTGAAACACATCGCAAATGACGACACCCGCCGAAACGTAGGAAAGTGTAACGATTGTACGGGTTCCCACGGCCCTCGTTCCGCAACCCTCCCCCCTCCGCAGACGAGAATTCAGCCCTGTTGCGAGATCGCCTCCAAGGTTGACTGGTAGCCTCGCAAGATGCCCCCACCCGATCAGCGTGGGCTCGTTGCCACGGAAGGACCTGCCAACCCTCACGTTCCCGCTCGCAGCAACAGCTCGCTGATCCGATCCACCGCAGCACTCAGACCATGGTTCTCCCGGACCAATTGGCTCGCATTGGCAACGTGCCGATGACGTTGATCGGCTTGCCCGGCGAATTCTCGAATCGCCTGAGCCAAGGAGGCTGGGTTGTTGGGTTCCGCCCAGTGGCAAGTGGGAGCATCCTCCGAAATTTGCAGCTCGACGGTCCCCCCGGCTCGCGTCGCAACGACGGGCGTTTGCAAAACGAACGCTTCCAGCACAACGTTGGGCAACCCCTCGAAATGCGACGGCAACACCAACCCGTCCGCCCCTGCGATTTCAGCGGAAGCCGGTTGCACCGCCCCCACGAACTCCACCCGATGCAGCGTGTCCTTGGGCCCCGCCGCCAAAACCATGTCTTTCCAACGAGATTCCAAATCGGCTCGCCGGGGCCCCTCCCCAATGAATCGAAATTCCAGCGGAGGTAGCGAAGCGGGCCACTCCTTCATCAACCATCCGATCGCGTCGAGCAGCGTCGCATGCCCTTTTTCTTCGGTCATCCTGCCAACGACCACCAGTCGCAGCGCATCCCTTGGATCGCCGGCCATGCTGCTTGCACGACTCAAGCCTTCCGCTTCCCCCGGGGTGTTCGGGTTGGCCTCGATCGTCTCGGCGCCAGCGGCAGCCCGAATCGCATCCGCATCGACGGGGTTGCGAATCGTTTCCACCAGCGTTTCCGGCAACCCGTAGTACTGAATCGCGGATTGGCGAGCAGCCTCACTGACCGCGATCACCGCGGCGCTCCGTCGGTAAGCCCGGGCCAATCGCCGCCGCTTCAACCACACGAATCGCTTTTCAACCAGCGGCAGCGCCACCTCAGGCGGACTGACAATCGTCGACACTCGCGGACGACGATTCGCAGACGATCCACGCTCGACCGTGGGATGACCGGCGATCAAGGTCATGTGAAAGGTGCGGTCATAAATGACATCGACTTGCGCCCTGCCAACCAATTCACGAAACCATTCGGCCTGTCGGCGGAGCAGCCCACCGGGAATCCGATCCCAGAGTTGAGGCGGAAACGACTCAGGAGGATGGTGCACGACAACGTCCCCGGGAATGGTGGTGAGCAAATCACCAACCGCTTGGGTCAGATACAAATGCACCTCGAAACGCTCGCGATCCAGGTGCCGAGCCAACATGGCGGTTTGCAGCTCACTGCCGCCGCCGCGCATCGAACTGGCCATCAAAAGGACTCGGCGGCGTGGCATGGCGGACTGGTTGGGATGGAGAGTTGTTAGCCGGCGTCCGTGCTGGGTCACCATCTAGATTCTATGGTAACGCAGCCAGTCGGCCAGGTTCCACCTGGCAATGGTGACCAGCTGTAGGCCAGGTTCCACCTCGCGATCGAGCCGATGCTTCGAAAGAAGCGAGGCGAGCACACGAACAGATGCTCCCTCGCGAGCGTCGCTTGTCACGGCATTTCACCAATGCCATGTGAAACATGGCCTACGTGGATGGCATCAGGATTCTAGCGAACCCAAGCCATACCTGGCCTGCTGCCCAAGCACAAAAAAAGGCCGCGAGGCGGAGGGCTTCTCCGGTCTCGCGGCCCATTGATCATTCGTGGAATGGTGCCAGTTTGGCTCGATTCACTACGCCTTCAGTGCAGCTTGAGCAGCGGCCAGACGTGCGATTGGCACGCGGAACGGGCTGCACGAAACGTAGTCCAGACCCACTGCGTTGCAGAACTCGATCGAGGCGGGATCACCACCGTGCTCGCCACAGATACCCACCTTGAGTTTCTTCTTGACGCTACGGCCCTTGGCAACGCCCATTTCGACGAGTTGTCCCACACCGCTGGTGTCCAGCGACTGGAAGGGGTCGACGGGAACGATCTTGTGCTCGATGTAATCGGGCAAGAATCCGCCGACGTCATCGCGGGAATAACCGAACGTCATTTGCGTCAAGTCATTGGTGCCGAAGCTGAAGAAATCAGCGTACTCAGCCACTTCGTTGGCGGTCAAACAAGCACGAGGAATCTCGATCATGGTACCGATCAAGATGTTCAAGTCGCCTTCGAACTTCTTCGCGGTCTTGGTTGTTTCGATCGTTTCTTCCACCTTTTCACGCAAGATGCGAAGCTCAGCAGCGGTGCCGACCAACGGGATCATGATCTCAGGCTGAGCGTCGATATTCTTCTTGGCACAGCTGATGGCTGCTTCGACGATTGCCTGGACCTGCATTTCCAAGATTTCGGGGTAGGTCACGCTGAGACGGCAACCACGGTGGCCGAGCATTGGGTTGGACTCGTGAAGAGCCGCACCACGCTTTTTGATTTCGGCCAACTTGACGCCCAACTCTTCTGCCATTTGCTTTTGAGCAGCCGGTTCGTGTGGCAAGAACTCGTGCAATGGTGGATCCAGCAACCGAACGGTCACGGGGCAACCCTTCATGGCTTTGAAGATGCCTTCGAAGTCTTTGCGTTGGAATGGCAACAACTTCTTCAGGGCAGCACGGCGAGCGTCTTCGTTTTCGGCCAAGATCATGGCACGCATGTGAATGATGCGATCGGCTTCGAAGAACATGTGCTCGGTGCGGCACAGTCCGATGCCTTCGGCACCGAAGTCACGGGCACGTTTGCTGTCGGCAGGCGAATCCGCGTTGGTGCGGATCGAAAGGCGACGGTATTGATCGGCCCACTTCATCAACTTGGCGAAATCGCCAGACAACTTGGGCTCTTGGGTTTCAACTTCGCCTGCCATCACTTCGCCGGTCGTGCCGTCCAGGCTGATGGTGTCCTTGGCGGTGAACTTGCGTCCGCCAACCGTGATCGTCTTGGCCTTTTCGTTGATTTCCACTTCGCTGGCACCAGCGACGCAGCACTTGCCCCAACCGCGAGCCACCACAGCAGCGTGGCTGGTTGCTCCACCAGTGCTGGTCAAAATACCAACAGCAGCGGACATGCCTTCGACGTCTTCTGGGCTGGTCTCGCGACGAACCAAGATGACATTTTCGCCAGCTTCGAAACGCTCGCGAGCGTCCGTCGCGGTGAAGGCCAACTGGCCAACCGCAGCACCTGGCGATGCATTCAAACCACGGCACAACACGTCGGCGGCGTTGCGAGCGGTGGGCTTGAACGAAGGCAACAAGCAGTGAGTCAAGTCCGAAGCAGGAACGCGAAGAACCGCTTCCTTTTCAGTGATCAAACCTTCTTTGACCATGTCGCAAGCGATCTTCACAGCTGCGATGCCGTTTCGCTTTCCGCTCCGAGTTTGCAGCATGAACAACTTGCCACGCTCAATCGTGAACTCGATGTCCTGCATGTCGGTGTAGTGGTCTTCCAGCTTCTTCTTGATTTCCATCAGCTCTTTGTGAGCCGCTTTGTCCCACTTCGCCATTTGAGCGACAGGTTGGGGTGTGCGGATACCAGCCACCACGTCTTCGCCCTGAGCGTTGATCAGGAATTCACCGTAGAACTTGTTCTGTCCGGTGTTGGGGTCGCGAGTGAAACCAACGCCCGTTCCCGAGTCGTCGCCCATGTTGCCATAAACCATGGCTTGGACGTTGACGGCGGTGCCGATCAAGTTGTTGATCTCGGTGTTGCCCTTGGCCGATTCGATGCGGCGATAGCTGATCGCACGGTCAGCGTTCCACGAACCGAAAACGGCTTCGATGGCCAACTGAAGTTGCTTGATCGGGTCTTGAGGGAAGTCTTCGCCGGTGCCCTTCTTGTAAACCGCTTTGTAGGCATCGCAAAGTTCACGCAAGCCTTCGGCGGGGACTTCGGTGTCTTCGGTGACGTTGTGTTTTTTCTTGACCTTGTCAAACGCAGCTTCGAACTGCTCGTGATGCAGGCCCATCACGACGTCGCCGTACATGTTGATCAGACGGCGGTAAGCGTCGAAAGCGAAACGCTCGTTCTTGGTCGCTTTGGCCAGACCTTCGGTCGCTTCGTCGTTCAGTCCGAGGTTCAAAATGGTGTTCATCATCCCGGGCATCGAGACGGCGGCACCCGAGCGGACGCTGACCAGCAACGGGTTTTCGTTGTCGCCGAAGTTCTTGCCGAGTTCCGTTTCCAGGATTTTGACGGCATCCTGAATTTCGTCCATCAATCCCTTGGGAAGCTTCTTGCCAGCTTTGTAGTAACCGTCGCAAACTTCGGTGGTGATCGTGAACCCGGGAGGGACCGGCAGTCCGATGGAAGTCATTTCGGCCAAGTTCAGGCCTTTACCGCCCAGGATGGCTTTGCTTCCGCCTTTTCCTTCGGTCTTCGTTTTGCCGAAGTAGTAAACCATCTTGTCTTTTTTTGCCATCGTCGCTGTCAATCCCTGTGTGGGGTTTGGAAATCAAAAGAACGTTTGGCCGCAAAGGGTATTTGGCACGCGTAGTTAGGTCAATCAGTCAAGACAGGTGAAACCGGCAAAATCACGGGGTTTCCGCACCGTTTGGGCCTTCATTCGGACTCTTCGTCGCGTCTGCTGATCGACACGCTCAACAAACCTCTCGGCGGTCAGTCGTGGCGGCGTAAGTGACCGGCGCTGGTTTGGAACATTCGCCGACGCCGCGACGCCGCCTCTTCCGCTGATCGGCCGCGCGCCAATTGCTGGTTCAAATCATCAAAATTGGCGCGGCAAACACGGCATCCAATTTCCGTCAGGTGAAACAGAACATAGTCCGCCATCTCGGGTTCCAACTGATTGGCGACGTAGGCCTGCAGCACCGATCGATCGGGGCACGAAAGCTGCTGCCGACGCCAAATCGCACCAATTGTGTGCAATCCTGCGACATCCTGCCCACGCAAATGGATCAGTCGTTGACGCAGTTTTTCGTCTTCCCGCACCGCTTGTTCGATGGCGGATGACCGCGACGGTTCGAGCTGTTCGTCCAAAAACGCGACCAGCTCGGCGTCCGTGAATCGATCGGGCGAGGAAGCAAATTCAGCAGACACCAGAGAATTCAAACGTGTGAGAAAATGGAAAGGAGCGACGATGGTCGGAAGATTCAAACGACTCGGTATGGTAGCGTCTTTTCGAAACTCGGGCGGAACGACGCTCCGTGAAATCGTCGCACCAAAAAACTCGACTTCTCACTCACCGATGCCTGACTTCCCGACCAAAATCCTGAATTCACCCGAAGCCGCCGAAGCGGTTCGGATCATCACCGAACTGAAGAAGGCTGGTTTTGTGGCCGTCCTGGCAGGCGGTTGTGTCCGCGACGCGCTGCTCGGCCGCACACCCAAGGACTTCGATGTCGCCACCGATGCGACTCCCGAATCGGTCCGCGATGTCTTTGGAAAACGCAACACGTTGGCGTTTGGGGAATCCTTCGGCGTGATCGGCGTGCTGCCGCCACGCCCCGCGACGGCGGAGAATCCCGCCAGCCCCCCCCAGGAATCGGCGGGCAAATGGATGCCGACGGAAGTGGCCACGTTCCGCGCCGATGGAAGTTATTCCGATGGCCGCCGGCCCGACAGCGTCACCTACGGCGATGCGGAAGCCGATGCCCTCCGCCGCGACTTCACGATCAACGGGATGTTCTACGACGTCTTCGAATCACGGATCATCGACCACGTCGGCGGAATCGATGACCTCGCCAAGGGCCATCTGCGCACAATCGGCGAAGCCATCCAGCGGTTCGAAGAAGACAAACTTCGGATGCTTCGAGCCGTTCGATTCGCGACCACACTCGGGTTCTCGATCGAACACAAAACCTTTGCCGCCATCCAAAATCATGCCAGCGATATCAGCGTGGTCAGCGGTGAACGCATCGGAGCCGAGATGCGCCGCGTCATGACCGCCCCCGCAGTCGACTTTGGTTTGGAAACCTTGGTCGACACGGGACTTTCGCTCCATATCTGGCCGCAATTGCAAACGATGAACTGGACCGAATTCTCGAAGTCGATCCAGGCTTGCAAACATCCCT includes these proteins:
- a CDS encoding glycosyltransferase: MPRRRVLLMASSMRGGGSELQTAMLARHLDRERFEVHLYLTQAVGDLLTTIPGDVVVHHPPESFPPQLWDRIPGGLLRRQAEWFRELVGRAQVDVIYDRTFHMTLIAGHPTVERGSSANRRPRVSTIVSPPEVALPLVEKRFVWLKRRRLARAYRRSAAVIAVSEAARQSAIQYYGLPETLVETIRNPVDADAIRAAAGAETIEANPNTPGEAEGLSRASSMAGDPRDALRLVVVGRMTEEKGHATLLDAIGWLMKEWPASLPPLEFRFIGEGPRRADLESRWKDMVLAAGPKDTLHRVEFVGAVQPASAEIAGADGLVLPSHFEGLPNVVLEAFVLQTPVVATRAGGTVELQISEDAPTCHWAEPNNPASLAQAIREFAGQADQRHRHVANASQLVRENHGLSAAVDRISELLLRAGT
- the ppdK gene encoding pyruvate, phosphate dikinase, whose protein sequence is MAKKDKMVYYFGKTKTEGKGGSKAILGGKGLNLAEMTSIGLPVPPGFTITTEVCDGYYKAGKKLPKGLMDEIQDAVKILETELGKNFGDNENPLLVSVRSGAAVSMPGMMNTILNLGLNDEATEGLAKATKNERFAFDAYRRLINMYGDVVMGLHHEQFEAAFDKVKKKHNVTEDTEVPAEGLRELCDAYKAVYKKGTGEDFPQDPIKQLQLAIEAVFGSWNADRAISYRRIESAKGNTEINNLIGTAVNVQAMVYGNMGDDSGTGVGFTRDPNTGQNKFYGEFLINAQGEDVVAGIRTPQPVAQMAKWDKAAHKELMEIKKKLEDHYTDMQDIEFTIERGKLFMLQTRSGKRNGIAAVKIACDMVKEGLITEKEAVLRVPASDLTHCLLPSFKPTARNAADVLCRGLNASPGAAVGQLAFTATDARERFEAGENVILVRRETSPEDVEGMSAAVGILTSTGGATSHAAVVARGWGKCCVAGASEVEINEKAKTITVGGRKFTAKDTISLDGTTGEVMAGEVETQEPKLSGDFAKLMKWADQYRRLSIRTNADSPADSKRARDFGAEGIGLCRTEHMFFEADRIIHMRAMILAENEDARRAALKKLLPFQRKDFEGIFKAMKGCPVTVRLLDPPLHEFLPHEPAAQKQMAEELGVKLAEIKKRGAALHESNPMLGHRGCRLSVTYPEILEMQVQAIVEAAISCAKKNIDAQPEIMIPLVGTAAELRILREKVEETIETTKTAKKFEGDLNILIGTMIEIPRACLTANEVAEYADFFSFGTNDLTQMTFGYSRDDVGGFLPDYIEHKIVPVDPFQSLDTSGVGQLVEMGVAKGRSVKKKLKVGICGEHGGDPASIEFCNAVGLDYVSCSPFRVPIARLAAAQAALKA
- a CDS encoding CCA tRNA nucleotidyltransferase, yielding MPDFPTKILNSPEAAEAVRIITELKKAGFVAVLAGGCVRDALLGRTPKDFDVATDATPESVRDVFGKRNTLAFGESFGVIGVLPPRPATAENPASPPQESAGKWMPTEVATFRADGSYSDGRRPDSVTYGDAEADALRRDFTINGMFYDVFESRIIDHVGGIDDLAKGHLRTIGEAIQRFEEDKLRMLRAVRFATTLGFSIEHKTFAAIQNHASDISVVSGERIGAEMRRVMTAPAVDFGLETLVDTGLSLHIWPQLQTMNWTEFSKSIQACKHPSFEVAMAIALFHLPGDSTHTLRLIFNDWKLSVAERRAIEAALTHAETITQCDGLAWSRLQPILVDADAPTIVGTARALAPKSRGVARAGRALSGDPIELDPPPLVTGADLIANGMRPGPDFKAILQSIRDDQLDGKLNSREEALQRIPPSDD